In the Pseudanabaena sp. PCC 7367 genome, one interval contains:
- a CDS encoding CopD family protein produces the protein MIFKILVVLHALGATVWAGGHLVLAIAVLPKALNQQDPDLIKNFEENFETMGLVALAIQVLTGIGLAWIYLPGVQDLLKFESFLSTYIAIKLGLLLATIALAVHARFWIMPRLSKQNLTALGLHIAAVATLAVAFVIVGAGIRLGGLT, from the coding sequence ATGATATTCAAAATTTTGGTTGTTTTACATGCCCTTGGAGCCACAGTTTGGGCTGGTGGGCATTTAGTGTTAGCGATCGCCGTCTTACCAAAAGCCTTGAACCAACAAGACCCCGATCTAATTAAAAACTTTGAAGAGAATTTTGAAACGATGGGATTGGTGGCATTGGCGATCCAGGTACTTACAGGCATTGGTTTAGCTTGGATCTACTTACCTGGTGTTCAGGATTTATTGAAATTCGAGTCTTTTTTATCTACATACATAGCAATTAAATTGGGGCTACTACTTGCCACGATCGCCCTGGCTGTCCATGCTCGTTTCTGGATTATGCCCAGATTATCCAAACAGAATCTGACTGCTTTAGGTTTACATATCGCTGCCGTGGCTACCCTGGCCGTTGCGTTTGTAATTGTGGGGGCTGGTATTCGATTGGGTGGGTTGACTTAA
- a CDS encoding ATP-binding protein, with protein MANVALPRRQSLVRRVLAGLFTSIILLTTAAVLLLFHVHQGTPEFQQVATWIAVAALLMGLGAGIFVGLSIVRSIQPTLAELSRVAEALTAGDLSVRSTVERNDELGEFATVFNRMATQLEAKTAKLEARDIQFGLQSLDEVLVNTTDITKLIRGSLEKVCQLTHAQLGSIYLWHGDRLLLSAEWGSNPKQTPTTIHLGEGLVGQAAKSGETIIWEGNELTGQPLVYKTPAGDLLPQSLSAWPLVLKKNLVGVLFLGSLTPLTAQNRNFLKSVDRRLATAVSNAQSVQTIAMQREELTTLFEQLADGIVLSDPAGRILKINSAGRAMLSVIATAEGEASSSGQSSPVVAKSMAEIIEQFDIRDPEANPLDLSDLVIFRAMATGEVTEDQIVLRQPDGSEVILSTKAAPLVGMGAELIGSVMILRDVTSERYREKVIQETNRIMIEQQKRMSILQRLTNLINQQLQDLNILLESTVEATCDAIAWAELCILALYEDDRLVFSATKGLPDQFATDANFSLEQDNLLLRVFKEGIPEEIRSGEASLVDNLAVKSALCVPIESSRSGRLGVLAIANTEIADAISREDINLLASFGVQAAIAIGNAQLINQIEAQNAQLLEATQLKSQFLANMSHELRTPMNAIIGFSQVLLRQRRDSLSENQQDMLERILRNGKSLLELINDILDLSKIEAGRMEASPEFFHLDELIQHTCDSLQPLASNKGLNFFFNNQIGRCTIYHDPVRVRQVITNLVSNAIKFTDHGDVKVVLHYSQPEPIANSEDDRDGQFIHQSSVELDHIEHLNQADSNKLDRQPPVIIDVCDTGIGIDAEHQRTIFEQFRQVDQSSTRRHGGTGLGLAITEQLVHMMGGEISLASTPGQGSTFTVELPSRYKQPFTTV; from the coding sequence ATGGCCAATGTGGCATTACCAAGAAGGCAAAGCCTAGTCAGGCGAGTATTAGCAGGTCTTTTTACCAGCATTATTTTACTGACCACGGCGGCAGTGTTACTGCTGTTTCATGTGCATCAGGGCACACCGGAGTTTCAGCAGGTGGCCACCTGGATCGCTGTGGCAGCCCTATTAATGGGGTTGGGAGCAGGTATATTTGTGGGTTTGTCGATCGTGCGGAGTATTCAACCTACTCTGGCGGAGTTGTCACGGGTGGCAGAAGCTTTGACTGCGGGTGATTTGTCAGTGCGCTCCACCGTTGAACGTAATGACGAACTGGGTGAGTTTGCCACGGTCTTTAACCGCATGGCCACCCAATTAGAGGCTAAGACTGCCAAACTAGAAGCGCGTGATATTCAGTTTGGTTTGCAATCATTGGATGAAGTTCTGGTCAACACTACTGATATTACGAAATTGATTCGTGGCAGCTTAGAAAAGGTTTGTCAGCTAACCCATGCCCAACTCGGTAGTATTTATTTGTGGCATGGCGATCGCCTGTTGCTGAGTGCTGAATGGGGCAGTAATCCTAAACAAACCCCCACCACGATCCATTTGGGTGAAGGCTTGGTGGGGCAGGCAGCGAAATCCGGTGAGACTATTATCTGGGAAGGTAATGAGCTAACCGGCCAACCCTTGGTATATAAAACGCCCGCTGGCGATCTGCTGCCGCAAAGTCTTTCCGCTTGGCCGCTGGTACTCAAAAAAAATCTCGTCGGGGTGCTGTTTTTAGGTAGCCTCACACCCCTTACGGCTCAAAATCGCAACTTTCTAAAATCCGTCGATCGCCGCTTGGCCACAGCAGTGAGCAATGCCCAGAGTGTGCAGACGATCGCCATGCAGCGCGAAGAACTGACCACTTTGTTTGAGCAATTAGCCGATGGGATTGTGCTCAGTGATCCGGCGGGGCGGATCTTAAAAATTAATTCAGCCGGCCGCGCCATGCTCTCAGTTATAGCAACAGCCGAAGGAGAAGCTAGTAGCAGTGGCCAATCGTCGCCGGTGGTGGCGAAATCAATGGCCGAAATTATTGAACAATTTGACATCCGCGATCCAGAGGCTAATCCCTTGGACTTATCTGATCTGGTCATTTTTCGAGCCATGGCCACGGGTGAAGTAACCGAGGATCAAATTGTGCTCAGACAGCCCGATGGTAGCGAAGTAATTCTTAGCACCAAAGCAGCACCCCTGGTGGGGATGGGTGCTGAGCTAATTGGTAGTGTGATGATTCTGCGCGATGTCACTTCCGAACGCTACCGCGAGAAGGTGATCCAGGAAACAAACCGGATCATGATCGAGCAGCAAAAACGCATGAGCATCTTGCAGCGGTTGACCAATTTGATTAACCAGCAATTGCAGGATCTCAACATTTTACTAGAATCGACCGTTGAAGCTACCTGTGATGCGATCGCCTGGGCAGAACTATGCATCCTGGCACTCTACGAAGACGATCGGCTGGTGTTTTCAGCCACCAAAGGTTTGCCAGATCAGTTTGCTACCGATGCTAACTTCAGCCTGGAGCAAGATAATTTATTGCTCAGGGTCTTCAAAGAAGGCATCCCCGAAGAAATTAGATCCGGAGAAGCTAGCCTCGTGGATAATCTAGCGGTCAAGAGTGCGTTGTGTGTGCCAATCGAATCGAGCCGATCGGGACGACTAGGGGTGCTGGCGATCGCCAATACGGAAATTGCCGATGCGATCTCACGGGAAGATATTAATCTGTTGGCTTCGTTTGGGGTACAGGCGGCAATTGCGATCGGTAATGCCCAGTTGATCAATCAAATTGAAGCCCAAAATGCCCAATTGCTCGAAGCTACCCAGCTCAAAAGTCAGTTCTTGGCCAATATGAGCCATGAGCTACGCACGCCGATGAATGCGATCATTGGTTTTTCCCAGGTGTTACTGCGCCAGCGCCGCGATTCCCTGTCCGAGAATCAACAGGATATGCTGGAGCGGATTTTGCGTAATGGCAAAAGCTTGCTAGAACTGATTAACGATATTCTTGATCTATCTAAGATTGAGGCTGGACGAATGGAGGCCAGTCCGGAGTTTTTCCACCTTGACGAACTGATTCAACATACCTGCGATAGCTTGCAGCCATTGGCCAGTAATAAGGGGCTAAACTTCTTTTTTAATAATCAAATTGGTCGCTGCACCATTTACCATGATCCGGTGCGGGTGCGGCAGGTGATCACTAATCTGGTTTCCAATGCAATTAAATTTACCGATCACGGTGATGTGAAGGTGGTTTTGCACTATAGCCAACCGGAGCCGATCGCCAATAGTGAAGACGATCGGGATGGCCAATTCATTCACCAAAGCTCGGTTGAGTTAGACCATATCGAACATTTGAACCAGGCTGATAGTAATAAGCTCGATCGGCAACCGCCTGTGATCATTGATGTGTGTGATACGGGGATTGGTATTGATGCTGAACACCAACGCACTATTTTTGAACAGTTCCGCCAGGTTGATCAATCCTCCACTCGCAGGCACGGCGGTACTGGTCTGGGCTTGGCGATTACTGAACAACTGGTACATATGATGGGCGGCGAGATTAGCTTAGCTAGCACTCCTGGCCAGGGATCGACGTTTACGGTGGAGTTGCCCAGCCGCTATAAGCAGCCTTTTACTACTGTTTAA
- a CDS encoding alpha/beta fold hydrolase — protein sequence MTDKQENRSTSGLIDPSDTLNSNKLNNENPGQLMQSAQSLQSVRSHTWQWRGHNIFYQSAINPTEQGNSPNKPALVLIHGFGASSGHWRKNMPELSAVSNVYAIDLVGFGASDKPVPPQQIEYTFETWGAQIVDFCREVVGADIGNEAILVGNSIGAVVAMQAAILAPEMVKKTVLLNCSLRLLQESKQLSLPWYRRTGARLMQRVLSNRAIAKLFFDLVRRPQTVRKILLQAYINPAAVDQELLDILLAPAQDPNAVDVFMAFVNYSQGPTPEELLAKLPCEAIVLWGEQDPWEPIELGREFQDFDCVQEFITLPGVGHCPQDEAPELVNPILQRIAIESV from the coding sequence ATGACAGATAAGCAGGAAAATCGATCGACTAGTGGCCTCATCGATCCTAGCGACACATTAAATAGCAATAAATTAAATAATGAAAACCCTGGGCAATTGATGCAATCAGCGCAGTCATTGCAATCAGTGCGATCGCATACCTGGCAATGGCGTGGCCATAATATTTTCTATCAATCTGCAATTAATCCAACCGAGCAGGGCAACTCGCCAAATAAACCAGCCTTGGTTTTGATTCATGGTTTCGGTGCTTCGTCGGGGCACTGGCGCAAGAATATGCCTGAGTTGTCGGCAGTGAGCAATGTTTATGCGATCGACCTGGTTGGTTTTGGTGCTTCCGATAAGCCAGTTCCACCGCAGCAAATTGAATATACCTTTGAAACCTGGGGCGCACAGATCGTTGATTTTTGCCGTGAAGTGGTTGGTGCTGATATTGGTAATGAGGCGATCTTAGTTGGTAATTCGATCGGTGCGGTGGTAGCGATGCAGGCGGCGATCCTGGCTCCAGAAATGGTTAAAAAGACCGTATTGCTGAATTGCTCGTTGCGATTGTTGCAAGAAAGCAAACAACTTAGCTTGCCCTGGTATCGCCGGACTGGTGCTAGGTTGATGCAGCGAGTGCTTAGCAATCGTGCGATCGCTAAACTCTTCTTTGATCTAGTGCGTAGGCCACAAACAGTGCGCAAAATTTTACTCCAGGCCTATATCAATCCAGCGGCAGTCGATCAAGAACTACTTGATATTCTGCTTGCCCCAGCCCAAGACCCCAACGCGGTAGATGTGTTTATGGCATTTGTGAACTATTCCCAAGGGCCAACCCCTGAAGAATTGCTGGCCAAATTACCCTGTGAAGCGATCGTGTTGTGGGGGGAGCAAGACCCCTGGGAGCCGATCGAGTTGGGGCGGGAATTTCAAGATTTTGACTGTGTGCAGGAATTTATCACCCTGCCGGGGGTGGGGCATTGCCCGCAGGATGAAGCGCCTGAGTTAGTAAATCCAATTTTGCAGCGGATTGCGATCGAGTCGGTCTAG
- a CDS encoding esterase/lipase family protein, translated as MCLPNIIIPGYMAGAEPYRGLEQLLNQQGFKTIVVPLKWWEWLPTIGGRSVAPILQRIDDTIKQAMSQFQTEQVNLIGHSAGGWLARIYLGEKPYKEKVWDGKPLVKKLVTLGTPHLSQEKWTRSNLDFVNNNYPGAHYGEIEYICVAGKAIYGEKKLATWIPYNSYELTCGEGNTWGDGITPILAAHLEGAENITIDGVIHSPKPNQIWYGSPEILPTWTKYL; from the coding sequence ATGTGTTTGCCCAACATCATCATCCCTGGCTATATGGCTGGAGCCGAGCCCTACCGAGGCTTAGAACAGCTCTTGAATCAACAAGGATTCAAAACGATCGTGGTGCCCCTGAAATGGTGGGAATGGCTACCTACAATCGGTGGGCGATCGGTTGCGCCAATTTTGCAGCGGATTGACGACACAATTAAACAAGCCATGTCACAATTCCAAACCGAACAAGTAAACCTGATTGGACATTCCGCCGGGGGCTGGCTGGCTCGGATCTATTTAGGCGAAAAACCCTACAAGGAGAAAGTCTGGGATGGCAAACCATTGGTAAAAAAGCTAGTTACCCTGGGCACCCCTCACCTGAGCCAGGAAAAATGGACCCGCAGCAATCTGGATTTTGTGAACAATAACTATCCCGGTGCCCACTATGGCGAGATTGAATATATTTGTGTGGCGGGGAAAGCGATCTATGGCGAGAAAAAACTAGCCACCTGGATTCCTTATAATAGTTATGAGCTAACCTGCGGTGAGGGTAACACGTGGGGTGATGGCATTACGCCAATTCTGGCAGCACATCTGGAAGGTGCAGAAAACATTACGATCGATGGGGTGATTCATTCCCCCAAGCCCAATCAAATCTGGTATGGCTCGCCCGAAATTCTGCCCACCTGGACTAAATATTTGTAG
- the pstA gene encoding phosphate ABC transporter permease PstA — translation MATTTDPFSSITETNFEPKLGARQRWGKIFKYICLAATMTGLLLLLVLVVDVLIDALPRLDLRLFTQQPSFRPANAGFRNAIIGSITMMVAMILVTVPIGVCSAVYLEEYAPKNWLTSFIELNIYNLAAVPSIVYGLLGLGLFVRALYDGRPVMVTAIFTLGLLVLSPIIVVARESIRAVPNSIRLASYGVGATKLQTIWHHVLPSALPGILTGVIISVSRGVGETAPIVVLGIGAVQSDPYVSPLNFGALFTGQWGDAFKDTIWSNNNFFSVLPYQVYEWVGYPKEEFKILASAGIVLLLVLVLGLNSIAIFLRSRVK, via the coding sequence ATGGCAACTACTACTGATCCATTTTCCAGCATTACGGAAACAAATTTTGAGCCTAAGCTTGGTGCTAGGCAGCGTTGGGGCAAGATTTTTAAATATATCTGCCTAGCCGCAACCATGACTGGACTGTTGCTGCTGTTGGTTCTTGTGGTAGATGTGTTGATTGACGCACTACCTCGGTTAGATCTGCGTTTATTTACGCAACAGCCTTCCTTTCGACCTGCAAATGCTGGTTTTCGCAATGCGATCATTGGCTCCATCACAATGATGGTGGCGATGATCCTGGTAACTGTGCCGATCGGAGTTTGTTCGGCTGTCTATCTAGAAGAATATGCGCCCAAGAATTGGCTAACTAGCTTTATTGAGCTGAATATTTATAACCTGGCTGCAGTCCCTTCGATTGTCTATGGTTTGCTGGGTCTGGGTTTGTTTGTGCGGGCTTTGTATGATGGCAGGCCGGTCATGGTGACGGCGATTTTTACCCTGGGGTTATTAGTTCTCTCGCCGATTATTGTAGTAGCGCGCGAATCGATCAGGGCGGTACCAAATTCGATTCGTTTGGCTTCCTATGGTGTGGGCGCAACCAAATTGCAGACCATCTGGCATCATGTTTTGCCCTCTGCTTTGCCTGGTATCTTGACCGGTGTGATTATTTCGGTGTCGCGTGGTGTGGGTGAAACTGCGCCGATCGTGGTGCTGGGGATTGGTGCAGTGCAGTCCGATCCTTATGTTTCACCACTCAACTTTGGGGCGCTTTTCACTGGTCAGTGGGGCGATGCATTTAAGGATACAATTTGGTCAAATAATAATTTCTTCTCTGTTCTCCCTTACCAGGTATATGAATGGGTGGGTTATCCCAAGGAAGAATTTAAGATCTTGGCTTCCGCTGGTATTGTCCTGTTGCTGGTGTTGGTGTTGGGGCTCAACTCGATCGCCATTTTTCTGCGGAGCAGAGTTAAGTAG
- the pstC gene encoding phosphate ABC transporter permease subunit PstC: MAIASAAPRNIDPENLKKRSNRNLPERIVTVILFTCASISVFTTIFIVVILASETIQFFSQPIVSLGEYLFGATNSAGEYTCSWTPQFSGAQKHFCIWPTIAGTFLVSVIAMFVAIPIGLATSAYLSEYATPKVGKILRPLVELLAGVPTVVYGYFALLFITPILRAVIPGAQQFNALSAGLVMGFMIVPTVASISTDAMRSVPQALRDAAYGIGATKQEVTTKVVFPAALSGIAAAIILGISRAVGETMIVSIAAGQKPTLTLNPLETIGTMTAYITQVTKGDARVGSVEYQALFAVGMTLFLITLGLNLISKVVSSRLQEKYD; this comes from the coding sequence ATGGCGATCGCATCAGCAGCCCCTCGCAATATTGATCCTGAAAATTTAAAAAAGCGCAGCAATCGCAACTTGCCAGAACGAATTGTCACTGTCATCTTATTTACTTGCGCCTCAATTTCGGTTTTTACTACCATTTTTATTGTGGTGATTCTGGCCAGTGAAACAATTCAATTTTTCAGCCAGCCGATCGTCAGTCTGGGTGAATATCTCTTCGGTGCAACCAACTCAGCCGGAGAATATACCTGCTCATGGACACCGCAATTCTCTGGTGCTCAAAAGCATTTTTGTATCTGGCCGACGATCGCTGGTACTTTTCTGGTTTCCGTCATTGCGATGTTTGTAGCAATCCCGATTGGTCTGGCTACGTCTGCTTATTTGAGTGAATATGCTACTCCCAAAGTGGGCAAGATCTTGCGTCCGCTGGTGGAGTTGCTAGCTGGTGTGCCCACGGTTGTATATGGTTACTTTGCCCTATTATTTATCACGCCTATTTTGAGAGCGGTGATTCCTGGTGCTCAGCAATTTAATGCGCTCAGTGCTGGGTTGGTGATGGGTTTCATGATTGTGCCCACCGTTGCTTCAATCAGTACCGATGCAATGCGTTCTGTGCCTCAAGCGCTTCGTGATGCCGCCTATGGCATAGGAGCAACCAAGCAAGAGGTAACCACTAAGGTGGTTTTCCCGGCAGCCCTGTCGGGGATCGCGGCAGCAATTATTCTGGGTATCTCCAGGGCCGTAGGTGAAACAATGATTGTCTCGATCGCTGCTGGCCAAAAACCCACCCTCACGCTCAATCCATTGGAAACGATCGGCACTATGACCGCCTACATTACCCAGGTGACTAAGGGTGATGCCAGGGTTGGTAGTGTTGAGTACCAAGCATTGTTTGCGGTAGGCATGACTCTATTTTTGATCACCTTGGGCTTGAATTTAATTAGCAAGGTGGTAAGTTCGCGTCTGCAGGAGAAATACGATTAA
- a CDS encoding PstS family phosphate ABC transporter substrate-binding protein yields MISRISKYRAGLLGLAATALVIASCGGGTPTADTTADTSTAPTADTAADTTSGSELSGEVIIDGSSTVAPISKAVAEEFAAVNPGVKVPVGTSGSGGGFKKFCAGDTDISNASRPIKDKEIEVCNQAGIEFIELPVAIDGLTVVVNQENEWASCLTPDDLKKIWEPDADGTVTTWADVRDGFPDEPLILYAPGADSGTFDYFTEAIVGEEDASRTDYQPSEDDNIIVQGVLGDTGAMGYFGVAYYEENADSLKAVAIDNGSGCVAPTAENINTGKYAPLSRPLFVYVNKASLEKPEVKAFVDFYIENKSDLVREVGYVDMPEATVAKIKARVNEGKTGSTFSGAETGVSIDELLDQDL; encoded by the coding sequence ATGATTTCTAGAATTTCTAAGTACCGCGCTGGTTTGCTAGGTCTAGCAGCAACAGCCTTAGTGATCGCTTCTTGCGGTGGTGGCACTCCAACTGCGGATACTACTGCCGACACATCTACCGCCCCAACTGCGGATACCGCTGCTGACACTACCTCTGGCTCCGAGCTAAGTGGTGAAGTAATCATTGATGGTTCCAGCACCGTAGCGCCAATTAGTAAAGCCGTAGCCGAAGAATTTGCGGCGGTTAATCCTGGTGTAAAGGTTCCGGTTGGTACCAGTGGTTCTGGTGGTGGCTTCAAGAAGTTCTGCGCTGGTGATACCGATATCTCCAATGCTTCTCGACCAATTAAAGATAAAGAAATTGAAGTTTGCAATCAAGCTGGAATAGAGTTTATTGAATTGCCAGTGGCGATCGATGGTTTGACAGTTGTAGTCAACCAGGAAAATGAATGGGCTTCTTGCCTGACCCCAGATGACTTGAAGAAAATTTGGGAGCCTGATGCAGACGGAACGGTAACTACCTGGGCAGATGTCCGCGATGGTTTCCCTGACGAGCCGCTCATTCTATATGCACCTGGTGCTGATTCAGGTACGTTTGATTACTTCACCGAAGCGATCGTGGGCGAAGAGGACGCTAGCCGCACCGATTACCAACCCAGTGAAGATGACAACATCATCGTTCAGGGTGTGCTAGGTGATACTGGTGCAATGGGCTACTTCGGCGTTGCCTACTACGAAGAAAATGCTGACTCCCTCAAGGCCGTTGCGATCGATAATGGTAGTGGTTGTGTAGCGCCTACCGCCGAAAATATCAATACCGGTAAGTATGCGCCCTTGTCTCGTCCTTTGTTTGTTTACGTGAACAAGGCTTCTTTGGAGAAACCAGAAGTTAAGGCTTTTGTTGATTTCTATATCGAGAACAAGTCTGACCTGGTGCGCGAAGTTGGCTATGTAGACATGCCTGAAGCTACTGTGGCCAAGATCAAAGCCCGCGTTAATGAAGGTAAAACTGGTAGCACTTTCTCTGGTGCGGAAACCGGTGTTTCGATCGATGAGTTGCTAGATCAGGATCTATAG
- a CDS encoding formyltransferase family protein: MPFTITIISDQNSWINDYIPELVASLIQSGHNLEWLHEMTTIPKGDFLFCLSFSKIIPEAILARNKHNLVVHESNLPEGKGWSPLTWQILAGKSTIPITLFEAGAQVDSGKIYSQESLELKGTELIDELRQAQAMVSIRLCKKWIQQYPEILAQGRKQNGRSTFYARRTPQDSQLDPNQTIRAQFNLLRVVDNDRYPAFFEIDGEVYILKIQKQE; this comes from the coding sequence ATGCCCTTTACGATCACCATAATCTCTGATCAAAATAGCTGGATCAATGACTATATCCCTGAATTAGTAGCATCTCTAATCCAATCAGGGCACAATCTAGAGTGGCTACATGAAATGACCACAATTCCCAAGGGCGATTTTTTATTTTGCCTTAGTTTTAGCAAAATAATTCCTGAGGCAATTTTGGCTAGAAATAAGCATAATTTGGTAGTACATGAAAGCAATTTACCAGAAGGTAAGGGCTGGTCACCTTTGACCTGGCAAATTCTGGCTGGTAAATCAACAATTCCGATCACTCTTTTTGAAGCAGGTGCACAGGTAGATAGTGGCAAGATTTATTCACAAGAATCGCTCGAATTAAAGGGCACAGAATTGATCGATGAATTACGTCAGGCTCAAGCTATGGTCTCAATTAGATTATGCAAAAAGTGGATCCAGCAATATCCCGAGATATTGGCTCAAGGTAGGAAACAAAATGGCAGATCAACTTTTTATGCAAGGCGTACCCCCCAAGATAGTCAACTAGATCCCAATCAAACAATCAGAGCACAGTTCAACCTTTTGAGAGTAGTAGATAACGATCGCTATCCAGCATTTTTTGAAATCGACGGCGAAGTCTATATTCTTAAAATACAGAAACAGGAATAA
- a CDS encoding SH3 domain-containing protein: protein MRIPEVAKSGISLAFSIGVIAAIGMATWRYVVIPYRAIPAKPVFSNDNAPAPTVESPIVEIVSPDPPQPQASATPEEKVLYQGTVNAGIGLVLRAEPTQGSGRVGGADYNATVSILKESDDLEWIYIRQDSTSEEGWVRSGNITPL, encoded by the coding sequence ATGAGAATCCCCGAAGTTGCCAAATCTGGTATTAGCCTAGCCTTCAGCATTGGTGTCATCGCCGCGATCGGCATGGCTACTTGGCGTTATGTGGTCATTCCCTATCGCGCTATTCCCGCAAAACCTGTTTTTTCCAATGACAATGCCCCAGCACCAACAGTTGAAAGCCCGATCGTAGAAATTGTTAGCCCCGACCCACCACAGCCCCAAGCATCTGCCACGCCAGAGGAAAAAGTCCTGTATCAGGGCACCGTCAATGCTGGTATTGGATTGGTATTACGAGCAGAGCCAACCCAGGGCAGCGGGCGTGTTGGTGGCGCTGATTACAATGCCACGGTGTCAATTTTAAAAGAAAGTGACGATCTCGAATGGATTTATATTCGCCAGGACAGCACCAGCGAAGAAGGCTGGGTTAGATCTGGCAATATCACGCCATTATAG
- the pstB gene encoding phosphate ABC transporter ATP-binding protein PstB, whose protein sequence is MDVMQDIQSKGSDVQTAVITTKDVAVFYGGQTKVPAVYNVDLDIYRNQITAFIGPSGCGKSTILRCFNRLNDLIPGASVSGRIEFEGQDLYSDSIDPVAVRRYIGIVFQRPNPFPKSIYENIAFGPRINGYKGNMDELVERSIKQAALWDEVKDKLNESGLALSGGQQQRLCIARAIAVEPEVILMDEPCSALDPISTLRIEELMQDLKQQFTIIIVTHNMQQASRVSDMTAFYNTELNERGGRTGTLVEFDRTAKIFSSPSQTATEEYISGRFG, encoded by the coding sequence ATGGACGTGATGCAAGATATCCAATCAAAAGGCTCAGATGTACAAACTGCGGTCATCACCACCAAAGATGTGGCGGTCTTTTACGGCGGTCAGACCAAGGTGCCAGCGGTTTATAACGTTGATCTAGATATTTATCGCAATCAGATTACTGCCTTTATTGGTCCATCTGGTTGTGGCAAAAGTACAATTTTGCGTTGTTTCAATCGCCTGAATGACCTGATCCCTGGGGCTAGTGTGTCGGGTCGAATTGAATTTGAAGGTCAGGATCTTTACTCTGATAGTATCGACCCTGTAGCAGTGCGTCGCTATATTGGCATAGTGTTTCAACGCCCTAATCCTTTTCCCAAGTCAATTTATGAAAATATTGCCTTTGGCCCACGTATCAATGGCTATAAAGGGAATATGGATGAATTGGTGGAGCGATCGATAAAGCAGGCAGCTCTGTGGGATGAGGTCAAAGATAAGCTGAACGAAAGTGGGCTGGCTCTTTCCGGTGGTCAGCAGCAGCGACTTTGTATTGCCAGGGCGATCGCCGTTGAGCCAGAAGTAATCTTGATGGATGAACCTTGCTCGGCGCTGGATCCGATCTCAACCCTGCGGATCGAAGAATTGATGCAGGATCTCAAGCAGCAATTTACGATTATTATTGTTACCCACAATATGCAGCAAGCCTCACGGGTTTCTGATATGACTGCGTTTTACAATACGGAGCTGAACGAGCGTGGTGGTCGGACTGGCACATTGGTAGAGTTCGATCGCACTGCGAAAATTTTTAGCTCGCCATCCCAAACTGCCACTGAAGAATATATCAGCGGTAGATTTGGTTAA
- a CDS encoding methionyl-tRNA formyltransferase has product MAPNSINYLVAGSKPWNRQVFDQVITKLPGNWHFLSDSAELTPAMVSTLAPRYIFFLHWSWLVPSEIVNQYECVCFHMTDVPYGRGGSPLQNLIVRGHQTTKMTALRMTKELDAGPVYFKTELSLAGNAEEIYIRATYLCADMIERLIKEKPQPLSQQGEAVIFKRRQPADSEIPELKNLAAVHDFIRMLDAQGYPKAFIESQGFRYEFSQATIYDGRVVAHVVITPVNS; this is encoded by the coding sequence ATGGCTCCGAACAGCATTAATTATTTAGTGGCAGGGAGCAAACCCTGGAATCGCCAGGTATTTGATCAAGTAATTACTAAACTCCCTGGTAATTGGCACTTTCTTAGTGATTCAGCAGAACTAACTCCTGCAATGGTGAGCACTTTAGCGCCTAGATATATTTTCTTTCTACATTGGTCGTGGTTGGTTCCTAGCGAAATAGTTAACCAATATGAATGTGTTTGTTTTCATATGACCGATGTACCCTATGGCAGGGGAGGCAGCCCACTCCAGAACCTGATTGTGCGCGGTCATCAAACCACTAAAATGACAGCGCTTCGGATGACCAAAGAACTAGATGCAGGACCAGTTTATTTTAAAACCGAACTATCTTTAGCTGGAAATGCAGAAGAGATTTATATTCGCGCTACCTATCTTTGCGCAGACATGATCGAGCGCCTGATCAAAGAGAAACCGCAACCCTTGTCTCAACAGGGTGAAGCAGTAATATTCAAACGTCGTCAACCAGCAGACAGTGAAATTCCTGAGTTAAAGAACTTAGCCGCAGTGCATGACTTTATCCGGATGTTAGACGCCCAGGGATACCCAAAAGCATTCATTGAAAGTCAAGGATTCCGATATGAATTTAGCCAAGCCACAATCTATGATGGTAGGGTAGTTGCCCATGTGGTGATTACACCAGTAAATAGCTGA